From Coffea arabica cultivar ET-39 chromosome 2e, Coffea Arabica ET-39 HiFi, whole genome shotgun sequence, the proteins below share one genomic window:
- the LOC113729713 gene encoding protein AGENET DOMAIN (AGD)-CONTAINING P1 produces MDYFIKGAEVEISSDEDGFRGSWFAGTVIRKLKNDKILVEYKTLMQDDLRKIPLREEIDVVQLRPPAPRETHREFKVSEEVDVYFNDGWWEGVITGVSKTGKFAVFFRSSRELSKFHPSKLRLHREWVNGTWVPPLEIEPKEDKKVSILPAKRKPGKETVQEKFSRGATVEVRIDEDGFQGAWIPATVIKRFDEDKYLIQYRSLRNEEDTEFLKEEVASINIRPHPPETALVDCFKVNDKVDALFNDCWWEGVISRVLREKKYIIYFPGTEDAVKFKHSDLRQHQEWIDGKWAIPS; encoded by the exons ATGGATTACTTCATAAAAGGTGCCGAAGTCGAAATCAGCAGCGATGAGGACGGCTTTCGCGGCTCCTGGTTCGCCGGAACCGTTATCCGGAAGTTAAAGAATGATAAAATCTTGGTGGAGTACAAAACCCTGATGCAGGACGACTTGAGAAAAATCCCGCTGAGGGAAGAAATCGACGTTGTGCAGCTTAGGCCGCCGGCACCCCGGGAGACTCACCGGGAGTTTAAGGTGAGCGAAGAAGTGGATGTTTATTTTAACGACGGATGGTGGGAAGGCGTGATCACGGGGGTTTCCAAAACTGGAAAGTTTGCGGTGTTCTTTAGGTCTAGTAGGGAGCTGTCGAAATTTCATCCGTCCAAGCTCCGGTTACACCGTGAATGGGTGAACGGCACGTGGGTTCCTCCGTTGGAGATTGAACCAAAAGAAGATAAG AAAGTGTCCATATTACCAGCCAAACGGAAGCCTGGCAAAGAAACAGTACAGGAGAAATTTAGCCGAGGGGCAACAGTTGAAGTTCGAATAGATGAAGACGGTTTTCAAGGTGCTTGGATTCCTGCAACTGTCATCAAACGATTTGATGAGGACAAATACCTGATTCAGTATCGGAGTCTGAGAAACGAAGAAGACACAGAATTCTTGAAAGAGGAGGTTGCTAGTATAAACATACGACCACATCCACCGGAAACTGCTTTGGTCGACTGTTTCAAAGTGAATGACAAAGTAGACGctcttttcaatgattgttggTGGGAAGGAGTAATATCCAGAGTTCTTAGGGAGAAAAAGTATATAATCTATTTTCCGGGGACTGAAGATGCTGTGAAGTTTAAGCACTCTGACCTGAGGCAGCACCAGGAGTGGATTGATGGCAAGTGGGCCATTCCTTCCTAG
- the LOC113729462 gene encoding uncharacterized protein produces MADNCRCTVYIGNLDERVKERVLYDILIQAGPVVNLNIPRHKETDKLRGFAFAEYVTEEAAEYAVKLFSGLVTLFNRTLKFSISGQYQDKPSIKSQPTLTSCPNLKSPRLPTVYYQEKYLGKSRLVNNKVMQLGLSPNPMMLPTSCRFQEQQVSYNRPNLCDTKNFKLSNGCRPLYNNFDCGGRVYKAALAKNISCSRLGRYGAENSSRYYAPY; encoded by the coding sequence ATGGCTGACAACTGTAGATGCACTGTTTACATAGGAAATCTAGACGAAAGGGTGAAGGAAAGGGTACTGTATGATATCCTCATTCAAGCAGGGCCAGTGGTGAACTTGAATATTCCTCGGCATAAAGAAACTGATAAGCTGAGAGGTTTTGCCTTTGCAGAATATGTAACAGAAGAAGCAGCTGAATATGCTGTTAAACTTTTTTCTGGCCTCGTAACTCTCTTCAACAGAAcattaaaattctcaatttctggGCAGTACCAAGACAAGCCCTCAATCAAATCACAGCCCACGTTAACTTCCTGTCCCAATCTCAAATCGCCGAGGCTTCCGACAGTTTATTACCAAGAAAAATACTTGGGTAAATCTCGTCTTGTAAATAATAAAGTCATGCAGCTAGGGCTTTCTCCAAACCCAATGATGTTACCGACATCATGCAGGTTTCAAGAGCAACAGGTAAGTTACAATAGACCCAATCTTTGTGACACCAAGAATTTTAAGCTCTCGAATGGATGTAGGCCACTTTACAATAATTTTGATTGTGGTGGAAGAGTTTACAAGGCGGCATTGGCAAAAAATATTTCTTGCTCTAGGTTAGGTCGGTATGGTGCGGAAAATTCTTCCAGGTATTATGCCCCTTATTGA
- the LOC113732992 gene encoding pentatricopeptide repeat-containing protein At3g62890-like: protein MNLTKLNAIKPTFQGQTSSNITLNTSILDALLRKCFNLSQFSQILSQMISTGFFRDTYAASRIVKFSTDSSFVHIDYSHRIFSHIENSNGFIWNTMMRAYIQRNKPKEAIFLYRLMLKNNLIVDNYTYPLMVQACAFRLVEFEGREFHDHVIKMGFDSDVYVQNTLVNMYAVCGNVRDARKLFDESPVTDLVSWNSILAGYVKIGNVEEAKMIYDQMPKRNTIASNSMIVLLGRCGRVSEALQLFREIDEKDLVSWTALISCYEQNGLYEEALKLFGEMCSNGPAPDEVVMVSVLSACSHLYVVKTGELAHGLVIRIGFESYVNLQNALIHMYSSCGDLVAAEKLFDAGRFLDQFSWNSMLSGYLRCGRVEKARALFEYMPEKDAVSWSAMISGYVQLGQFSMTLGLFQEMLMKDVRPDETTLVSVISACTHVAALDQGKWLHAYIRKNGLDINIILGTTLIDMYMKCGCVENAVEVFTGMKDKGVSTWNALILGLAMNGQVERSLEIFEEMKISEVVPNEITFVAVLGACRHMGLVDLGRGYFESMTKIYNVEPNIKHYGCMVDLLGRAGLLKEAEKLIHSMPVVPDVATWGALLGACKKYGDNEMGERVGRKLIELQPDHDGFHVLLSNIYASKGDWNDVMEIRGTMMQQGVVKVPGCSMIEANGVVHEFLAGDESHPQMKEIEIMLDKMAKRLKILGYAPGVNEVFFDIDEEEKETTLFRHSEKLAIAFGLIAIRSPTPIRIMKNLRICSDCHEAAKLISTAFNREIAVRDRHRFHHFRDGSCSCMDYW from the coding sequence ATGAATTTGACAAAGCTAAATGCTATTAAACCAACTTTTCAGGGACAAACCTCTTCAAATATAACCTTAAATACATCGATCTTAGATGCCCTTTTGCGCAAATGTTTCAATCTAAGTCAATTCAGCCAGATTCTTTCACAGATGATCTCAACTGGGTTTTTCAGAGATACATATGCAGCAAGCAGAATTGTCAAGTTTTCTACTGATTCTTCATTTGTTCATATCGATTATTCTCACAGAATCTTTAGTCACATTGAGAACTCAAATGGGTTCATTTGGAATACCATGATGAGAGCctacattcaaagaaataagCCCAAAGAGGCAATCTTTTTGTATAGATTAatgttgaaaaataatttgattgTAGATAATTATACTTATCCTTTAATGGTCCAAGCTTGTGCATTCAGGTTAGTAGAATTTGAGGGAAGAGAGTTTCATGATCATGTGATTAAAATGGGTTTTGATAGTGATGTTTATGTGCAGAATACTTTGGTTAATATGTATGCAGTGTGTGGGAACGTGAGGGATGCAAGGAAGTTGTTTGATGAAAGTCCTGTAACAGACTTGGTTTCGTGGAATTCGATCTTGGCTGGGTATGTTAAGATAGGGAATGTTGAGGAAGCTAAGATGATATATGATCAAATGCCTAAAAGGAATACAATTGCGTCTAATTCAATGATTGTGCTGTTGGGTAGGTGTGGTAGGGTGAGTGAGGCTCTTCAACTGTTTAGGGAAATTGATGAGAAAGATTTGGTCTCCTGGACAGCTTTGATATCGTGTTATGAGCAAAATGGCCTGTATGAAGAGGCTCTGAAGTTGTTTGGCGAGATGTGTTCTAATGGGCCTGCTCCTGATGAAGTTGTGATGGTGAGTGTGCTCTCTGCTTGTTCACATCTGTATGTTGTTAAAACAGGGGAATTGGCACATGGTCTGGTTATAAGAATTGGTTTTGAATCTTATGTAAATCTCCAAAATGCTTTGATTCACATGTACTCTTCTTGTGGAGATCTAGTGGCCGCGGAAAAGTTGTTTGATGCTGGTCGATTTCTGGATCAGTTTTCTTGGAACTCCATGCTTTCTGGCTATTTGAGATGTGGCAGAGTGGAAAAAGCTAGAGCTTTATTTGAGTATATGCCTGAAAAGGATGCTGTTTCATGGAGTGCAATGATCTCTGGGTATGTCCAGCTTGGTCAATTTTCAATGACTTTAGGATTGTTTCAAGAGATGCTGATGAAGGATGTCAGGCCTGACGAAACAACTCTGGTTAGTGTGATTTCAGCTTGCACCCATGTGGCTGCCCTTGACCAAGGGAAATGGTTACATGCTTATATAAGAAAAAATGGGCTAGATATAAATATCATTCTCGGCACCACCCTTATTGACATGTACATGAAATGTGGATGTGTGGAAAATGCAGTGGAAGTCTTTACCGGCATGAAAGATAAGGGGGTTTCCACTTGGAATGCTCTAATTCTTGGTTTAGCAATGAATGGTCAGGTGGAAAGATCCCTTGAGATCTTTGAAGAGATGAAAATAAGTGAAGTAGTACCTAATGAGATAACATTTGTGGCAGTTCTTGGGGCTTGTCGACACATGGGCCTAGTAGATCTCGGGCGTGGTTACTTTGAGTCGATGACCAAGATATACAATGTTGAACCTAATATTAAACACTACGGCTGCATGGTTGATCTTCTTGGACGTGCGGGCCTTCTGAAAGAGGCTGAGAAGCTCATTCATAGTATGCCTGTGGTGCCAGATGTTGCAACTTGGGGTGCCTTGCTTGGAGCTTGTAAAAAATACGGAGACAATGAAATGGGAGAAAGGGTGGGGAGGAAGCTTATTGAGCTTCAGCCTGATCATGATGGCTTCCATGTATTATTGTCCAACATATATGCTTCGAAAGGTGATTGGAATGATGTTATGGAGATCAGAGGGACAATGATGCAGCAAGGTGTTGTTAAAGTGCCTGGTTGCAGTATGATTGAAGCCAATGGTGTTGTTCATGAATTCCTGGCAGGTGACGAATCACACCCTCAAATGAAAGAGATTGAGATAATGTTAGATAAAATGGCTAAGAGACTGAAAATATTAGGTTATGCACCTGGTGTCAATGAGGTTTTCTTTGACATTGATGAGGAGGAGAAGGAAACTACTTTGTTTAGACACAGTGAGAAGCTTGCTATTGCCTTTGGACTTATTGCAATTAGATCACCAACACCAATAAGGATAATGAAAAACTTGCGAATCTGTAGTGATTGTCATGAGGCTGCAAAGCTAATTTCTACAGCTTTTAATCGTGAAATTGCGGTGAGGGATCGACATCGTTTTCACCACTTCAGAGATGGTTCTTGTTCTTGCATGGACTATTGGTAG